Within Halostella limicola, the genomic segment GTCCTCATCGAATCCTCCAACGACCAGTGCCCACAGTGCGACTCGGCGGAGCTCGTCGAGGTTTGAGAGGCCAGCGATACTATAAACCTCATACCGCTATACTGAATTTCACCCCTGAGGCGCGTAATGACGGATCAACCGGAAGCGGTGTCTCTGGGGAATCGCGGGAGTCGATACAGCACTACGGGGAGTGACAGTGGCGTAGGCGACTTTCGACGCCCGTGCCAGAACCGCCTTACCGAGCGGCGTGATTCTTTCCCAGTGGACCATGACCGAAAGATCGCCGAGGGCGAACGACAGTTCGACTCCTGAAAGCACGAACCGTCGGCGGTTCCTCAGAGGAACCGCCGCCGTCGCGACGACGGGCGCTGGCATCTCCGCATTCGGGGGCGTCGTGGCGGCGCACTTCCCGGCAGAACTCGACGTCGACGTACAGCCGGGCAACGAGGACAACTTCGTCGACCTCGACGAGCACGAGTCCGTCACCGTCGCGGTGTTTCGCAGCGAGTTCCTCGACGGCGACGGCGAGGCGGCGGTGTTCGACCCCACGGACGAACCCGTCCGGTATCGGTTCGGATCCCGGAGCGAACTGGACGACGGGGACGGTGCTCGGCCGACCGACGGCGGAACCGTGGAGACGTTCGACGCTCACAGCGAGGAGGGAGAGAGTCGCGCGGCGCTCGTGCTCGACTTCCCGGTCGCGGAGACGGGGTTCGACGGCGGCGAGGAGACGGCGTGGCTGTACTGGGAGCGCGACGACTCGGGCGAGCACGGCTACGCCGGGTACGATACCCTCACGGTGTATGAGAACGAGGTCTCGAACCACGAAATCGTCGACCTTCTCAGGGCATCGATGAACTCGACGTCGTAACGGGCGATCTTCGGGGCCACCTTCGAACGGTCCGACGCGGTCGATGATCCGGCGTTCTCGGGTTCTGGACTCGGAGAGCGTCTCCGCTGGTAAACTGGATCGCTTCTTCGAGTCGTCTACTGCTCATCCTCCGGAACGTCGATTGCCAGCGTGATCGAGACCGGATCGACCTGCTGGGACAGCATCACGTTCTCTACGGTCTCCTCGTCGACGTTGCGTACCGTTCCTTCGACGGAAAAGTCGATCGTCTGACCGTCGTCGCGTCGCGATAGTTCGAGGTCGCTGACGTCGGTCTGGCCGAGGTTTATCGAGACTTCTTTCGTGGGCATCAGGTTAGGTGATTCGACGGGAACACGCATAAAGACCGGGTGAGATTTGCGTCATAGAACCCGCGTAACAACCGATATCGACGGAATCTTCCCGTCCATCGAATGCGCAGATCGGGAGACTGCGAGTTCCCGCGGCGACCGACGACCGCCGCGCAACGCCTTACCGCGTCAGTCGGCGCAGAGCGCCTCACGGGACCGTAAGTAAGCCTCGACGGGTAGGTTTATCAGTTCAGTCGCCGAACTCGGGGCGATGACAGACGCCTCGCGGACGATCGGCGCGGTCGAGACGGCCTGCACCGTCATCGACGTGCTGGAGGACCGCCTCGAGGTCGGCGTCTCCGAACTCGCCGACGAACTGGGAGTGACGAAAGGGACCGCGCACAGCTATCTCGCGTCCCTGGAAAAACGCGGGTTCGTCGTCGCGGAAGACGGCCGTTACAGCCTCAGCCTCCGGTATCTCGGGCTGGGCGAGACGGTGCGGAACCGGATCGAGGCCGTCGACGTGGTCGAGGCGGAGCTCGCAGGGCTCGCGAGCGAGTTCGGCGAACGTGCCCAGTTCGGGATGCCGGAGGGCGGCAGAGCCGTCTACGTCCACCGCGAGACGGGATCCGAGGCGGTGAACTCGACGTTTCGCGTCGGCGACTACGAGTACCTCCACGCCGTCGCGCTCGGAAAGGCGATGCTCGCGCACCTCCCCGACGAGCGGGTCGACGCCGCGGTGGACGAGCACGGGCTTCCGGCGTACACGGAAAACACCGTCGCGACGCGAGCGGAGCTTGACGAGCACCTGGAGCGGATCCGGGAGCGAGGGTACGCGGTCGACGACGAGGAGCGGGTCCGTGGCGTCCGATGTCTCGCCGTGCCGGTGCTTCGCGACGGCGGCGACGTCGTCGGCGCGATGAGCGTCTCCGGGCCGAAGCGACGGATGACCGACGAGCGGCTGGAAGGGGAAATTCTGGACGGCCTCCGACGTGCCGTCAACGTGGTCGAGGTGAACGCCCAGCTGTCGTAACTACTCCGGCGGCGCGACCACGTCCTCGTCGACGAGCCGGTCGACGGTCGCGTCGTCGTACCCCGCCGCGGTCAGGATCTCCCGCGTGTGTTCGCCGAGCAGCGGCGGATACCGTCGGATCGACGTCGGCGTTCGGGAGAAGTGCATCGGCGACCCCGGCATCTCCACCTCGCCGGCGGTCGGGTGCTCGACGGACCGGCGCATGCCGCGGGCCTTCACCTGCGGGTCGTCGAACACGTCCGCCATGTCGCGGACGTCGCTGGCGGGAACGCCGTGTTCGTCCATGACGTCGAGGAACGCGTCCGTCGAATACGTGGCAATCTCCTCGGCGAGGAGGGCGTCGAGGTCGTCGCGGTTGTCCACGCGGTCGGCGTTGGTCGCGAAGCGGTCGTCGTCCGCCAGTTCCTCGCGACCGATCGCCTCGCAGAACCGCGGCCAGATGTTCTCGGACGCGACGGCGACGACGACGTACCCGTCGCACGTCTCGAACGCTTGATACGGGGCGATCGTGGGGTGCTTGCTCCCCATCCGTCCCGGCGGATCGCCGGTCGCGAAGTAGTTCGAGGCCATGTACGTCATCCACGCCACCTGCCCGTCGAGGAGGCTGACGTCGATCTTCTGGCCGCCCCCGCCACCGATCTCTCGCTCAAGCAGCGCCGCCAGAACGGCCTGCGTCGCGTACATCCCCGCGCCGATGTCGGCGATGGCGACGCCCACCCGGACCGGTATGCTGTCCTCCGCGCCGGTGATGCTCATGAGCCCGCCCTCCGCCTGCATGATGATGTCGTACGCCGGGCGGTCCCGGTCCGGCCCCCACTCGCCGTAGCCCGACAGCGAGCAGTAGATCAGTTCGGGGTTTCGCTCCCGCAGGTCCTCGTAGCCGAGACCCCACTCGTCCATCTTCCCGACGCGGAAGTTCTCGACGACGACGTCGGCGTCGGCCGCGAGGTCCCGGAACACGTCCCGACCCTCCTCGCTGGCCAGGTTCAGCGCTATCGAGCGCTTGTTCCGGTTGACGCTCAGGTAGTACGCCGCCTCGTCGCTCTCGCCGTACGTCGGCGGGTGCCAGCCGCGGGTCTGGTCGCCGACGCCGGGTCGCTCGACCTTGATCACGTCCGCGCCGAGGTCGCCCAGCTGCATCGTGCAGAACGGGCCGACGAGGACGCGGGACGCGTCGAGGACGGTCAGGCCGTCGAGCGGTCCCGCGTCGCCGTCCGGGTCTCTCGCTTCGCCGGTCATGATCGCTGACTGCGCGGGCCCCACAGATGTTTCTCCCGGTTTCCGATCCTGGTTGCCGACGCGCGAGAAGGAACGTACAGTTCGTTAACACTTGGTTAATTAGGGGACGGCTCCGCGTAGCAACGGCGACCCTATCCCACGGCGTCGGCCGAAGCACACGAGTGGGGACGCTCGCGGACGGACTACTTGCGTCGCCAGGTACGGAACGGGTGACGCGTCAGTCCCGCATCCATTCGCTCGCCTGCGGTTCTGCAGGGTCCGTCCGGACCTCGACGAGTTCCGGGTCGTCGGAGGCCAGGGCCTCGTCGAGCGCCGCGCGGATCTCGGCGGGCGTGTCGGCCCGCGTCGCGTTCACGTTCATCCCCTCGGCGACGGCGACGAAGTCGAGGGGAGCGTCGCCCCAGCCGTACTCCTGCGGCGCGAGGTCGTAGCTCCGGCCGGCCTCCTCGCTGATGATGGCGTAGTCGTCGTTGTTGAAGACGACCACGACGACGGGGAGGTCTTCGGCGGCCGCCGTGTGGAGTTCGTGGACGCACATCATCAGCCCGCCGTCGCCGGTCAGCGCGACCGACGGGCGGTCCGGATCCGCCGCTGCGGCCCCGATCGCGGACGGGAGCGCGGTCCCCATCGTCGCCCACGATCCGGGGT encodes:
- a CDS encoding IclR family transcriptional regulator, giving the protein MTDASRTIGAVETACTVIDVLEDRLEVGVSELADELGVTKGTAHSYLASLEKRGFVVAEDGRYSLSLRYLGLGETVRNRIEAVDVVEAELAGLASEFGERAQFGMPEGGRAVYVHRETGSEAVNSTFRVGDYEYLHAVALGKAMLAHLPDERVDAAVDEHGLPAYTENTVATRAELDEHLERIRERGYAVDDEERVRGVRCLAVPVLRDGGDVVGAMSVSGPKRRMTDERLEGEILDGLRRAVNVVEVNAQLS
- a CDS encoding CaiB/BaiF CoA transferase family protein, producing the protein MTGEARDPDGDAGPLDGLTVLDASRVLVGPFCTMQLGDLGADVIKVERPGVGDQTRGWHPPTYGESDEAAYYLSVNRNKRSIALNLASEEGRDVFRDLAADADVVVENFRVGKMDEWGLGYEDLRERNPELIYCSLSGYGEWGPDRDRPAYDIIMQAEGGLMSITGAEDSIPVRVGVAIADIGAGMYATQAVLAALLEREIGGGGGQKIDVSLLDGQVAWMTYMASNYFATGDPPGRMGSKHPTIAPYQAFETCDGYVVVAVASENIWPRFCEAIGREELADDDRFATNADRVDNRDDLDALLAEEIATYSTDAFLDVMDEHGVPASDVRDMADVFDDPQVKARGMRRSVEHPTAGEVEMPGSPMHFSRTPTSIRRYPPLLGEHTREILTAAGYDDATVDRLVDEDVVAPPE